A genomic segment from Bryobacteraceae bacterium encodes:
- a CDS encoding 4Fe-4S dicluster domain-containing protein, with protein sequence MATLSQQLRECGVVGAGGAGFPAYVKAQSTAEFVIANGAECEPLIHKDAVLMHEFPRTILAGMEMMMDSTGARAGKFGIKTKNAESLHALEAHVNRQRIEFVMLGDFYPSGDEYELVYTATGRLIPPAGIPLNVGCVVNNVETLHNVHEAAAGRPVTEKFLSVCGAVREAKSFWCPVGVTFRELIELGGGSTVSDPIVFLSGVMMGTMTFDLDDVVTKTSGGIIVLPRDHYLVTRRDRPVQAMHRIGKSACDQCSYCTELCPRYLLGYDVQPHKVMRSLGFTLTGGDIWNQWAELCCACGICTLYACPEELYPKEACDQGKHDRKAAGLKFVQQKPVTVHPMKEFRRVPLSQLRKRLQIDEYERETPFLQPEIAPKRVRIKLKQHAGVPATAVVAVGDRVGKGQVVGRVPEDKLGTPVHASIAGRVAAVTEEAVEIVA encoded by the coding sequence GTGGCAACGCTCAGCCAACAACTGCGCGAGTGCGGTGTCGTCGGCGCCGGCGGCGCGGGGTTTCCCGCATACGTCAAGGCGCAATCCACCGCCGAGTTCGTCATCGCCAACGGTGCCGAATGCGAGCCGCTCATCCATAAAGACGCCGTGCTGATGCACGAGTTCCCGCGGACGATCCTCGCCGGCATGGAGATGATGATGGACTCCACCGGCGCGCGGGCGGGCAAGTTCGGGATCAAGACGAAGAACGCCGAATCGCTCCACGCCCTGGAGGCCCACGTGAACCGCCAGCGGATCGAGTTCGTGATGCTCGGCGATTTCTACCCTTCGGGCGATGAGTACGAGCTGGTCTACACCGCCACGGGGCGGTTGATTCCGCCGGCGGGGATTCCGCTGAACGTTGGCTGCGTGGTGAACAACGTGGAGACGCTGCACAACGTGCACGAGGCGGCGGCGGGGCGTCCAGTGACGGAGAAGTTCCTCTCGGTGTGCGGCGCGGTGCGGGAGGCGAAGTCGTTTTGGTGCCCGGTGGGGGTGACGTTCCGCGAGTTGATCGAACTTGGCGGCGGGTCCACCGTCTCCGACCCGATCGTTTTCCTGTCCGGCGTGATGATGGGGACGATGACGTTCGATCTCGACGATGTCGTCACCAAGACATCCGGCGGCATCATCGTCCTCCCGCGCGACCACTACTTAGTCACGCGGCGGGACCGGCCGGTCCAGGCCATGCACCGCATCGGGAAGTCCGCCTGCGATCAATGCAGTTACTGCACCGAACTCTGTCCGCGCTACTTACTCGGCTACGACGTACAGCCCCACAAAGTAATGCGCAGCCTCGGGTTCACGCTCACCGGCGGCGATATCTGGAACCAGTGGGCGGAACTGTGTTGCGCCTGCGGCATCTGCACGCTGTACGCCTGCCCGGAGGAACTTTACCCGAAGGAAGCGTGCGACCAGGGAAAGCACGATCGCAAAGCGGCCGGGCTGAAGTTCGTGCAGCAGAAGCCCGTAACCGTGCATCCGATGAAGGAGTTCCGGCGGGTGCCGCTCTCGCAGTTGCGCAAACGGCTGCAGATCGACGAGTATGAGCGCGAGACGCCGTTCCTGCAGCCGGAGATTGCGCCGAAGCGCGTTCGGATCAAGCTGAAGCAGCACGCGGGAGTGCCGGCGACGGCGGTGGTGGCGGTGGGCGATCGCGTCGGCAAGGGGCAGGTTGTCGGCCGGGTGCCGGAAGACAAGCTGGGCACGCCCGTGCACGCGAGCATCGCGGGGAGAGTGGCGGCAGTGACGGAGGAAGCGGTGGAGATCGTGGCGTGA
- a CDS encoding BMC domain-containing protein translates to MKNSIGLIEMSSIAAGFQVCDAMLKTADVDLLLSRSICSGKYMVMVRGDVAAVQASVAAGVTCGNFSVIDSFVIPNLHESVFPAIAGSNKPGELEALGIVESFSVASLIEGADAAVKAANVELIEIRLAMALGGKAFVTLTGNVAAVESAVAAAAQVVGGRGMLVNKVVIPSPRPELLNEMI, encoded by the coding sequence GTGAAAAATTCGATTGGGTTGATCGAGATGTCGAGCATCGCGGCCGGGTTTCAGGTGTGCGACGCGATGCTGAAGACGGCGGACGTGGACCTGCTGCTTTCGCGCTCCATCTGCTCGGGCAAGTACATGGTGATGGTGCGCGGCGACGTCGCGGCGGTGCAGGCGAGCGTGGCCGCCGGTGTAACTTGCGGTAACTTCTCGGTCATCGATTCATTCGTGATTCCGAATCTGCACGAGAGCGTGTTCCCGGCGATCGCCGGGTCGAACAAGCCGGGGGAGTTGGAAGCATTGGGGATCGTCGAGTCGTTCTCGGTGGCGTCGTTGATCGAAGGCGCGGACGCGGCGGTGAAGGCGGCGAACGTGGAGCTGATCGAGATCCGTCTTGCGATGGCGCTCGGCGGCAAGGCATTCGTCACGCTGACGGGCAACGTCGCTGCCGTGGAAAGCGCCGTGGCCGCCGCCGCGCAAGTGGTAGGCGGACGCGGGATGCTCGTGAACAAGGTGGTGATCCCGTCGCCGCGCCCGGAACTGCTTAACGAGATGATTTGA